The nucleotide window CGAAGTGTCCTATCACCTTCATGGATTTCTGCTGGGTTCCATCAAGAGGTGCCAGAATGTGTGTGTCAGCTTGCttagggaaaaacaaaaacacaagtGAAGGAACAAGGCCAACAGTACAGCCTTGCACACTTAATCTCTGAATCCTTTGATCTTTGAAGTATATGCCACATTAatcttaataaataaaatgtttgacTGGAAGAGTGCTATGCAATATGTCATTATCAGGAGCAATCCATGGAGACTGTATTACAAAATGTCATCTTCCAGATACCCTAGTGAGAAAGACAATAAATGAAGGCAACAAGGTGACAGTTAAAGTTGTTATCTTTAATGAAATGACTTTGGAAATAGCATCAATTTCCATGACACCAACATTTTGGGAGTCCCATAAAATGCAGTTACATTCCAATGCCAATGTTACAGGCAGATCTCCATTCACATGGCAAATAGGATCAAGAAAGCAACCATCAGACAGAAGAGACCCATAGCTTCAGACAGGGCGAATCCCAGGATAGCATATGagaacagctgctgcttcagagaaggatttctaaaagaaagagaaggtgTAAGTCCTTTTTATCCTTACATTTAAGATGTTTTTCATGCAGTTTAACCTTGTAGTTCCTTGCTACAGATTCTCTAACAGGAAAATCCAATAAATCCAAGCAACTTTTTGCAATGATTTCACTGAGGACAAATTAGTTGGCATTCAAGACTAGACTCAGGTCTGATTTAGAAATTTCACATCTGTGACATGAGAATCATACTCCCAAGGAATTTCATGTGTATCATGTTTTAACCAGCTCTCAAGGCAAAGACAGGAACTGAAACCATtcaagaacaggaaaaaaatattaaaaaaaaagttgcagcAGTTTGTTGCAAAACTGCAATGAATATGCCTTCAAGAAGTGAGAGGAGAATATCTCCAATATAAAACTAAGTAGCAATGTTCTACAACCGCTTATTGACATGTTCATGCCAAATTCCAAACTTGATATATTAATTTTGAACTGAAAACACTTGTTTTAAGTGGAAGGTGAGCTTCCTTATCTTCAAAAAGGCTTAAAAATCTTGATTAAGAAGTTAAGACTTAACTGGTTGAAAAAGTAGCGAAGAACATGAAACCTTTTTTATGCCTGTATCAGTTCTGCTCTTCCATTGTGTCATGTGAACTATTATAGGAATGTTGTTAAATTACCTGAAAGCTCATCCCTACTACAAAATCCTCACCCTTTCCCCCTTCAGATTTCTGGAAGGAAAACTCATTTGCTAAAATAACTGCATATTCTGAGATGCAAAGCTGAATGTGTTAGAAAACATCCATTCCTAAACAATGATTCTGACTGTGAAGACTATGTAGGACTTTTCCTCTTACATGGGGAAAGATACAGgctggatttttatttcagttctggAACTGAATGCCCAAACACTGGACTTCAGTGCCCAAAAGACCAACCAAGTCTAATGATGCAATTTCTTTCATGGCTTTCCTCCAGGAAGAGTGTACAAAGTTCTGACTATAACAACAGAGCCATCCTGATGAATCTGGTACAGTTTCATAAGATTCTCTTCAGCCATGTGTATCAGTAACAGTAACCATTAACAGAATTTATTACAGTGCCATTATTTCTACAGTTCAGCTGTCTCAAGATACATCTGCATACAATCAAACAGTTTTCAAAGAGAGAGATTGATTACCTGGCATAACCAATGATTAGACTACCGAAGACTGTTCCAATTCCAGCACCAGAACCAGCCACACCTACTGTGGCTGCACCAGCACCAATGAATTTGGCAGCAGTGTCAATGTCCCTGCTGATAGCACTAGTCTGGAATTCCCTAAGTGCTAGCTGGGAGACAGTATTTTGGGCCCCGATAACTGTTGACTTGccctaagaaaacaaaacataagaAAACATTATATTCAGACAAAAGACCATGTGATAGTGTTAGCATGCAGTTTTAAAAGTTGTATTAGATCCAATGTCTACTTATTCTTCAGAGTGATGAGACTGTTAAGTCATAAACTTCAGAATGTTACCTGTTCCACCTGAAAGTATCAACTTTAAATGTGAAAGACTTCTCAGGGGAAGGAGCAAGACAGCAACAAGTATTATTAGGTGTTTGACTTAAAGCAAGTTTCACACTACAGGTATTAAGTTAGTACAAGTGAACTCTAGGTTGAGGACATTTAGGCTCACCAGGTAATTTAGGAAGATACAGAATTTTGTTTATAAGGTACCTCTCCATTCTTGACCTCTGGCCTAGACAACACAGATGCCGAAATTGGTCTGTACAAGATTCTTGATCCAGCACGGATCTgtaagaggaggaaaaaaactgtaaaaaaatgaaacatttgatCACAGCTGTTCCATGCAATAGACTGTAAGGCAGTAAGGCTATTAGCTACTAAGCCATTTGTCTTCCTTGAAAGACAGCAATCTCTGAACAGCTGGATATACAATAAACGATACAGAAGCAAGCACTGCCATGCAATCTCACAGTACTGTTTTCAGAAGATATATAGTAAACAGCCACACCATTCAAAGAACATATACACGCAttatgctgaaagaaaatagaGCAAAACAGCGACAAAACAGCGTCCGACCACGAAGCAGTGAAACACGTTTtgaaatgaacaaataaaagcCATCAAAATGATTTTCGAAGTTGTTAAATGCACAGATGTAACCTAGACTTTTAAATTTAGCGAGGCACAAATGAATGAATCCTTTTTCACAAGCGGCCTGCATGTGTCCTTGGGCTCCCAGCAGTCTAAGGTCATATCGGCTCTTGCACTAAGCTCTTCCTGCAGGGGAAACCTGGGCCTGGACCATGCAAAATGAGACCTTCTGCGGGCCAGAGAAGGCATTTTCATGCGGGTCAGTCTTTTATCTCCGCAAGGACAAAGAATTCCGGCCTTGCACAGCCCAAGCAACAGGCTGGAGTTTGACCTACAGCGAGGCACGGAACGCAGTAGGCCCAGGATCTGTCGGCTGCACTGACCTCCCCCTCCTTCGCCGCTCGTGTGCGAAGGCCCCTCACCTTGGCACCGGGCCCCGGCCGCGCcaaggaggcaggaaggagaacGCGGCCCTGCCGCAGTCTGCCCGACCCCCACCCCCACTCCTTCGCTCTCGGGAGGGCAGCGCTCGGTACGGGCCCGTCCCAGGGCGCTGCCGCGGGGCTCGGCGGCCCGCCCGACCCGCGATCGTCCCGCGGTCGTCACCGACCCCGCCGCCGACACGGACGGGGCCGGTGACGAAGCGCAGCCGCCCCCCGCGCACCCCCACTCACCAGGGAGGGCGAGGTGGCGAGCTTGGCGCAAGCGAACATTTTAGCTGGCGGTGTCCCGGGGCTCAGGATCCGGCGTCTCTgcggagagagggagagggtgAGGTtgcggcgggcgggggcggcgaTGGGCGCGGATGGCGGGAGTGGGGCAGCTCTCACCGCTACGGTGCCGCGCTCGGGCCGACGGGCGGGCTGGGCCGGTTGTGCGcaggcgcggcggggccgggcggcggaAGGGGCGGAGCCCGGCCAAGGTCACTTTGTGCCGGCGCCAttggcggcggcggggggcgcggCGCGCGCGCCGCTTCTCCGCGCAGCCGCAGTGCGCCCGCCGCGGGCGGGGCGGTTCGGTTCGGTCGTGAGGGCGGCACCGTGAGGGCGGCACCGGAAGAGTGTCACCGTGAGAGTGGCACCGTTAGTGCGGCACCGGGAGAGTGTCACCGTGAGAGTGGCACCGTAAGAGTGGCACCGTGAGGGCGGCGCTGCCGAGGGCGTTGTCAGTGTCGCGTCTCCTCCCCGGCGCTCGGCTCACGAAGGGAAAAGGGGGCGCGTCCGAGGACACCCGTTGTGTGCAAAAGCCCCTCCTGTTCAATTAGTCATTTCTGCACGATCAGCAGATTCACACCCAAGTAGCGAAAGAATCCGTTTTAATCAAGATTAAACGAAATAGGATTATCTTCACTGAGCTGAGCATGTGTTCCTGAGATTCCCGCTTTAATCACTTACATGTGCTTTGGTGTTTCTCATTTGTTAACGGGATTGTTATTTTAATAGTAATTTGCTATTGTAAGTGGTATTAGTGCTAACTAGTAAAGATGCTGAAAAATCGACGTTGTGACTAGAACATTGGGAAACATTTATCTAAGTTGTACGAATTTCATTGGATACAATCTGCGCCATAAAAATAAACTCTAAAATCGTGTGCTGCAAGTGATCTCCAATGGACCAAGTAAGGGGCTGTGTGTATATTTAGGGTTGGGAACAGTCTCAAGATGGGCGCTGGACTCCTGCACACTTACAGTACAATTGATGTGCTGTCACTGGTTAATCCGCGGGTGCCACAAAGCTGAGACATCCTCCATATCAGCAACCTGAACAACCCCCAACAAACATGATCAGTAGGTGTTTTCAGCAGCTGCATACCAGTGTTAACCATAACGTTACTTTTATAACCTACAATGCAGTGTCTTCTGATTTGTAGGTACAGGGGAGAGACGTCAGTTGTAGGTCCGAAGGTGAGAGGCAACAGCACAATTTGAATTTCCCGgccttctgctccctgcctcaATCCAGCAGCAAGCTTGGTTTGGTTCCACTGTGCATCCAGAGTCTTAGTAACAGCAGTAAAAACTCAGTCTGTAAAAACACCAGCAAAAGAAATATAAgtcagtggttttgtttttttagtttttttccttgtcacaGCTTACACACATTTTTTGGGAACTGAGGTGCATGGGCAGATCTGCCGTGTCTGCCACACGGTTCTTCCATAGACAAACACTGAGAAATAAATATCAATGGCAAAATCTTTTAATGGTTAGGAAGAACTTTTCATTCAttcaaaaaaaatccaatccaTATGCTATTGTGGGAATAAGTATTTCCATCAGATGAATAAAACCATAAAGCAACGGTGAATGCTGCAGTGTTGGAATGACTTTGATGTGACATGCTGCTGCACAGTGACATTCAGAGCACCCCATTTCTGGAGACGGGTACTTCACCTtaggaagagcagcagccagcagggtgTCTGCCACAAAGAGATTCACTTCCTCATAGAAGGAAGCACAGTAGTTAGAGACGTGCTTTCTCACTGGGAAACTGGACCTCCAGGCATGAAACAAATCTTCCCCCAGCTCTCATGAATggagaagaaagtgaaaattacACTCCTGTGTACACACAGCACAAAGTCACACAGACTCAAAACCGCATTAAACAGAAACCCTCTTCTTTCACAAAAGAAGTGCTCTCTTCTGTCACAATTCCCACCCCAGAATGGTTTTTAAAAGATGCATGCACAAGCCATTTGTTGTGAGCCGTGTCAAAACCACTATTAAACACTGCTTTATTGTTGCTTTTAAGGCATAACATCTGATACTGTATTGTGAATGCGACTCAGCTGTTCCTTTCAGGAGGATTTTGAAGAGCTGTTACTGATCTCTGGGGACCAGGCTGAGTTTAATTCAAGAAGATCTTCATAAAGAAACACTTGTTAATCTCACACAGTTTCCTACCCTATGGCTGACCTGCTGGTAGGTCCCCAAGGAAGGGCATCAGTGCACTAAAGACAGCATAATTTCTAGTTGCTCACCACATTTCTGAAAGTCTTTTCAAGCAGGTTCCCAGTTTTCCAATTGTCTCTCCCTGTCAGGACCAGTTAAGCACTTGGGCAATAACCAAGGATGCCGGAGGAGATATTCTCCCCATTTTGCCCCTGGCAAGGAAGATAGAGTGCAGATGGTTGAGCAGTACATGGTGCCTGGAGAGCCAGtcctctgccacagctcctgtgcccttACGgttccctgctgctcagctaGGTTTGTGTCACTAACTTTTGTTACTTAGGGCAGTAAGAACAGCAAGTGACCACTAGCTGTGGTTCCAACAGTACGgccttctcctttcccagaaaggaaagagaaaaggtcATCCCAAATTTTCCAAGCTTTCTAAAAAACCTCTCCTGGAACCATAAGGCTTCTCCCAGTCTTTTTGTccttattttaagaaaagaaatatctgtTTCACTCACTGCCAAGCAGCTCATTTGCTAGTTTCACAGATGGATCCATGCATCAGTCCTACAGTGACATGAACTTTCACTTTATAGCCCTGAAATGAATTGGTATCTACACATATCAGGCTCTGAATACTACCACACAGGAGTATCAGCAGAATGGATGTTGCATACAAATGGCATTTTTCTAGTGCCTTCTTAGAGTGCTATCAAGCCTTATATCTGTCCAGAAAGCAGGTAATAAGGCAGCTGGGAACAGTACCCATAAACTGGAATGCTTGCCTCATAGATACAGGTTGGTTTTCCTCCAGGCAAATTATGATAGTTGCATACTGGTTCAGTTGAGCAAGTACAATCCTGTGCAATGCTAAATAAATGAGCATGTCCTGAGTGCTTTGCACTGGAGGGTCTGCCAGAATTCAACATTTATTATTAGCAACTTATAAAAGATGAATGTCAATATCTGAATGTTCTATATTTGCTGAAGGAGAAATCTTGGCTAGTTAAGAGAAATCCCATT belongs to Serinus canaria isolate serCan28SL12 chromosome 7, serCan2020, whole genome shotgun sequence and includes:
- the ATP5MC3 gene encoding ATP synthase F(0) complex subunit C3, mitochondrial encodes the protein MFACAKLATSPSLIRAGSRILYRPISASVLSRPEVKNGEGKSTVIGAQNTVSQLALREFQTSAISRDIDTAAKFIGAGAATVGVAGSGAGIGTVFGSLIIGYARNPSLKQQLFSYAILGFALSEAMGLFCLMVAFLILFAM